The following proteins are encoded in a genomic region of Drosophila bipectinata strain 14024-0381.07 chromosome XL, DbipHiC1v2, whole genome shotgun sequence:
- the LOC108134315 gene encoding uncharacterized protein, with protein sequence MDSSSMDDLEDDLDYSRSSVESGSSDITIRARMENTIQHIQLARRLADEMSNGRRSIDPFRSPESLYQDEVTMKLNHLMNSRLARDDLPEDTPLPVYLSYREPRGVSPPSHWDSPDPHKRCRH encoded by the coding sequence ATGGATAGTTCATCGATGGATGACCTGGAAGATGACCTCGACTACTCGCGTAGCAGCGTCGAATCGGGGTCGTCGGACATCACCATCCGAGCTAGGATGGAGAATACGATCCAACACATCCAACTGGCCAGGCGTCTGGCGGACGAAATGAGTAATGGGCGCAGATCCATCGATCCGTTCCGCTCGCCGGAGTCACTTTACCAGGACGAGGTGACAATGAAGCTGAATCATTTAATGAACTCCAGACTGGCCAGGGACGATCTGCCGGAGGACACGCCGTTGCCGGTGTATTTGTCGTACCGGGAGCCGCGCGGCGTCAGTCCACCAAGTCATTGGGATTCGCCAGATCCCCACAAGAGGTGCCGCCACTAG